One genomic window of Cupriavidus oxalaticus includes the following:
- a CDS encoding LysR family transcriptional regulator, which translates to MKRLPLSQVTDFDLRLLRVFRTVAEVGSFTAAESALGITRSAISLHMSDLEKRLGVRLCQRGRAGFALTDEGREVLRAGEAVLSAIEGFRTEVNQLHQSLRGELNIGLMNNLVTQPKMRITDALKGIRRQSEGVRINISMSTPGEIERGLLDGRLHIGALPMLTTLSTLDYIPLYEERSQLYCSRNHRLFPSGKKLSVADLREVAAVAPSYRISAEAMQLHQKLSCAATATDREGIAFLILTGEYIGFLPDHFAATWVEKGMLIPLVTKEMHFEVTLGVATRKGRRKNLIMDRFLDILIQDSAR; encoded by the coding sequence ATGAAAAGGCTGCCGCTCTCACAGGTCACGGACTTCGACCTGCGCCTGCTTCGGGTCTTCCGCACCGTTGCAGAAGTAGGAAGCTTTACTGCGGCTGAAAGTGCTCTCGGAATCACGAGATCCGCGATTAGCCTTCACATGAGTGACCTGGAGAAGCGGCTGGGTGTCAGGTTGTGCCAGCGGGGGCGAGCGGGATTCGCGCTAACGGACGAAGGACGCGAAGTACTTCGGGCGGGGGAGGCGGTGCTTTCTGCCATCGAAGGCTTCCGTACAGAGGTGAATCAGCTCCACCAAAGCCTCAGGGGTGAACTCAATATCGGGCTGATGAACAACCTGGTGACGCAGCCGAAGATGCGGATCACCGACGCCTTGAAAGGAATTCGGCGCCAGAGCGAGGGCGTGCGCATCAACATCAGCATGAGTACGCCTGGCGAGATCGAGCGGGGCTTGCTGGATGGCCGTCTCCACATCGGCGCGTTGCCGATGCTCACTACGCTCTCGACACTGGACTACATTCCGCTGTACGAAGAACGCTCACAGCTCTATTGCAGCCGAAATCATCGATTGTTTCCGTCTGGGAAGAAGTTGTCGGTGGCTGACCTGCGAGAGGTAGCTGCCGTGGCGCCGAGCTACCGTATCAGTGCTGAGGCCATGCAATTGCACCAGAAGTTGAGTTGCGCGGCGACGGCGACGGACCGCGAAGGTATAGCTTTCCTGATTCTCACCGGCGAGTACATTGGCTTTCTGCCAGACCATTTCGCGGCGACTTGGGTGGAAAAGGGCATGCTCATACCTCTGGTGACCAAAGAGATGCACTTTGAAGTGACGCTTGGCGTCGCGACGCGGAAGGGCCGAAGAAAAAATCTGATTATGGACCGATTTCTGGACATCCTGATTCAGGATAGCGCCCGCTGA
- a CDS encoding CoA-acylating methylmalonate-semialdehyde dehydrogenase: MNTIPHFINGERVVGEGRPSPVYNPSTGEVTGQLVLADSATVRHAILTAKAAFPAWRNTPPAKRAQVLFRFKQLLEEHERAIVELISKEHGKTIEDAAGELKRGIENVEYACAAPELLKGEYTRNVGPNIDAWSEFQPLGVVAGVTPFNFPAMVPLWMYPLAIACGNTFVLKPSERDPSSTLMIAELFYQAGLPKGVLNVVNGDKEAVDALIEHPDVKALSFVGSTPIAEYIYAEGTKRGKRVQALGGAKNHAVFMPDADLDSAVNALMGAAYGSCGERCMAISVAVCVGDKIADALIEKVVPAIQALKIGPGTSCGLDMGPLVTSAALERVTGYIAAGEAAGAKLLVDGRGFTVAGHEDGYFVGGTLFDNVSTDMTIYKDEIFGPVLCIVRVKSLKDAMQLINAHEYGNGTCIFTRDGESARTFCDEIEVGMVGVNVPLPVPVAYHSFGGWKRSLFGDLHAYGPDGVRFYTRRKAITQRWPKREATEKAQFAFPSNG; encoded by the coding sequence ATGAACACCATCCCGCATTTCATTAATGGCGAGCGTGTCGTAGGCGAAGGCCGCCCCTCGCCGGTCTACAACCCCTCCACCGGCGAAGTCACCGGCCAGCTTGTCCTGGCGGATTCCGCTACCGTGAGACACGCCATCCTGACTGCCAAGGCTGCATTCCCGGCATGGCGCAATACGCCCCCGGCCAAGCGGGCGCAGGTGCTGTTCCGCTTCAAACAGTTGCTGGAGGAACATGAAAGGGCCATCGTCGAACTCATCAGCAAGGAACACGGCAAGACCATCGAAGATGCCGCCGGCGAACTGAAGCGCGGCATCGAGAACGTGGAATACGCGTGCGCCGCTCCCGAACTACTGAAGGGCGAGTACACCCGCAACGTAGGTCCGAACATCGACGCCTGGAGCGAATTCCAGCCGCTGGGCGTAGTCGCCGGCGTCACGCCGTTCAACTTCCCGGCGATGGTGCCGCTGTGGATGTACCCGCTCGCCATCGCCTGCGGTAACACCTTTGTCCTGAAGCCGTCGGAGCGTGACCCCAGCTCGACGCTCATGATTGCCGAACTGTTCTATCAAGCCGGCTTGCCCAAAGGTGTCCTTAATGTGGTTAACGGAGACAAGGAAGCTGTCGATGCGTTGATCGAACATCCCGACGTGAAAGCGCTGAGCTTTGTCGGGTCCACGCCAATTGCGGAGTACATCTATGCGGAAGGCACGAAGCGCGGCAAGCGTGTACAGGCCCTGGGCGGCGCAAAGAACCATGCGGTCTTTATGCCAGACGCTGACCTGGACAGCGCCGTCAACGCCTTGATGGGCGCTGCATACGGCTCTTGCGGCGAACGCTGCATGGCCATTTCGGTTGCCGTATGTGTTGGCGACAAGATTGCCGACGCTCTCATCGAGAAGGTTGTTCCCGCAATCCAGGCCTTGAAAATTGGCCCGGGTACCTCGTGTGGACTGGATATGGGGCCGCTAGTCACGTCCGCAGCGCTCGAGCGCGTGACCGGATACATTGCGGCGGGTGAAGCCGCCGGCGCCAAGCTGCTGGTCGATGGTCGCGGCTTCACGGTAGCTGGCCACGAGGACGGCTACTTCGTGGGCGGCACGCTGTTCGACAACGTCAGCACAGACATGACCATCTACAAGGATGAAATCTTTGGGCCGGTACTGTGCATCGTGCGTGTCAAAAGCCTGAAGGATGCGATGCAGCTCATCAACGCTCACGAATATGGCAATGGCACGTGCATCTTTACGCGCGATGGCGAATCGGCTCGCACCTTCTGCGACGAAATCGAAGTTGGCATGGTTGGTGTCAATGTACCGCTGCCGGTGCCCGTGGCCTACCACAGCTTCGGTGGCTGGAAGCGTTCACTGTTTGGCGACCTGCATGCCTACGGTCCGGATGGTGTGCGCTTCTACACCCGTCGCAAGGCAATCACCCAGCGCTGGCCAAAGCGCGAGGCCACCGAGAAGGCGCAGTTCGCTTTTCCGAGCAACGGCTAG
- a CDS encoding alkene reductase has translation MTQDPLFQSLQLGGLTLPNRIVMPPMTRSRASQPGDEANALMAAYYAQRAGAGLIVSEGTYIAPLGKGYAWTPGIHTPAQVAGWRKVTDAVHAAGGHIFAQLWHVGRLSHASLLGGQQPVSSSPIQAQGVNVFIAGEDGSTPGFVQASAPRALTVDEIREVVDQYRAAARNAIEAGFDGVELHGANGYLVNQFIDSNANTRTDAYGGSLENRLRFLGEVAQALVEGTGDASRVGIRLAPLTTLNGCVDDDPETTYLAAARLLGDLGVGYLHIAEADWDDAPLMPAAFKCKLREAFPGVLIYAGKYTAERAREAIAAGWADLVAFGRPFVANPDLPERLRVGAPLAQHDRGTLFGGGAQGLTDYPTLAENAA, from the coding sequence ATGACCCAGGATCCGCTGTTTCAATCGCTTCAACTCGGCGGGCTGACGCTGCCGAACCGCATCGTGATGCCGCCGATGACGCGCTCGCGCGCCAGCCAGCCCGGCGACGAGGCCAATGCGCTGATGGCCGCGTACTACGCGCAGCGCGCGGGCGCCGGCCTGATCGTCAGCGAAGGCACCTACATCGCGCCGCTCGGCAAGGGCTATGCATGGACGCCCGGCATCCACACGCCCGCGCAGGTGGCCGGATGGCGCAAGGTGACCGATGCCGTGCACGCCGCCGGCGGCCACATCTTCGCGCAGCTCTGGCATGTGGGCCGGCTGAGCCACGCGAGCCTGCTTGGCGGGCAACAGCCCGTGTCGTCGTCGCCGATCCAGGCGCAGGGCGTAAACGTGTTCATCGCCGGCGAGGACGGCAGCACGCCCGGCTTCGTCCAGGCCTCCGCGCCGCGCGCGCTGACCGTCGACGAGATCCGCGAAGTCGTGGACCAGTACCGCGCCGCCGCGCGCAACGCCATCGAGGCGGGTTTTGACGGCGTCGAGCTGCATGGCGCGAACGGTTACCTGGTGAACCAGTTCATCGACTCGAATGCCAACACGCGCACCGACGCCTACGGCGGGTCGCTGGAGAACCGCTTGCGTTTCCTTGGCGAAGTCGCGCAGGCGCTGGTCGAAGGCACGGGCGACGCGTCGCGCGTCGGTATCCGCCTCGCGCCGCTGACCACGCTGAACGGCTGCGTCGACGACGATCCGGAAACGACATACCTTGCCGCGGCCAGGCTGCTTGGTGATCTCGGTGTCGGCTACCTCCACATTGCGGAAGCGGACTGGGACGATGCGCCGCTGATGCCGGCGGCATTCAAGTGCAAGCTGCGTGAAGCGTTCCCCGGCGTGCTGATCTATGCCGGCAAGTACACCGCGGAACGCGCGCGCGAAGCGATCGCGGCGGGCTGGGCCGACCTGGTCGCCTTCGGCCGTCCGTTCGTCGCGAACCCGGACCTGCCCGAGCGCCTGCGCGTTGGCGCGCCGCTCGCGCAGCATGACCGCGGCACGCTCTTCGGTGGCGGTGCGCAAGGGCTGACCGACTACCCCACGCTGGCCGAAAACGCAGCCTGA
- a CDS encoding plasmid fertility inhibition factor family protein: MFVEASRFMTLWQQEPGFQYRQFLEEPPFTWLADPKLTEAAAQCRDSARMPVPLPQVQCLRHMAERVQDVRRLRRRPQDLQGAQTYRFAVVDKGAHHLIWMLAQGVPVFPVECDVTQAFRLHQAAGLPGTEPSTMPELMQRYRSAG, translated from the coding sequence GTGTTCGTCGAGGCTTCTCGGTTCATGACGCTTTGGCAACAAGAGCCGGGATTCCAGTATCGGCAATTCCTGGAAGAGCCTCCATTTACTTGGCTCGCCGACCCAAAACTCACAGAAGCCGCCGCGCAATGCCGTGACTCTGCACGGATGCCGGTCCCACTTCCGCAGGTTCAATGCCTGCGCCATATGGCAGAGCGCGTGCAGGATGTTCGGCGCCTGCGACGGCGCCCACAGGATCTGCAAGGGGCGCAGACCTATCGGTTTGCCGTGGTCGACAAGGGCGCCCACCACCTGATCTGGATGCTGGCGCAAGGTGTCCCGGTGTTTCCCGTCGAGTGCGATGTGACGCAAGCTTTCCGCCTCCACCAGGCCGCTGGCCTCCCGGGTACCGAACCCTCGACGATGCCGGAGTTGATGCAGCGCTATCGCTCTGCAGGCTGA
- a CDS encoding toxin-activating lysine-acyltransferase, whose amino-acid sequence MTTPTNTEQLAKFAAEQAQRVIKKIPLLGPVSWLMMNNPSTRHAFFADLEWRVMPPLVLEQAKLYMKGDMPTAFVTWAYLSETVVERFVRPPFHLAPGDWKSGDKVILIDLIAPYGGAAEVVADLKQTALAGKVIHQVAPETASSMNVITL is encoded by the coding sequence ATGACAACCCCTACGAACACCGAGCAACTGGCAAAGTTCGCCGCCGAGCAGGCTCAGCGCGTCATCAAGAAGATCCCCCTGCTGGGGCCTGTCTCCTGGCTGATGATGAACAATCCATCGACTCGGCATGCCTTCTTCGCCGACCTGGAATGGCGTGTCATGCCGCCGCTCGTGCTGGAGCAGGCCAAGCTCTACATGAAGGGCGACATGCCTACCGCGTTCGTGACATGGGCTTACCTGTCCGAGACAGTGGTAGAGCGATTTGTCAGGCCGCCATTCCACCTCGCCCCCGGCGACTGGAAATCGGGCGACAAGGTGATCCTGATCGACTTGATCGCGCCCTATGGCGGTGCTGCTGAGGTGGTGGCCGATCTGAAACAGACCGCGCTGGCGGGAAAGGTGATTCATCAGGTAGCCCCAGAGACGGCTTCCTCGATGAACGTCATCACGCTGTAA
- a CDS encoding TolC family outer membrane protein, translating to MVRISHIASAAMAVLAGMAMPHGHAIDLVAAYRLAQSGDPTFEAARYALEAGREKLPQARAGVLPTVNLNGNGGRQNGQASFAGSPYQDRNVNSWAWNLQLSQPVVRVASWIGVAQAGAQVEQAEAQFAQAESDLLLRTAQAYFDVLTARDSVTVAKAQLRAVEQQRVLAKRRYDVGEATITDVYEAQSRHDLGRSQLVQALNDQESRQAELEKLIGALPDPLAGLRANVSLPAPEPADVGAWMGNARENNPAVRTQLAAVEVAEKEVSKNRAAHLPTLDFTAGYGRNYTSGSMTSPADIENRVKSGTIGLQLTIPIYQGGAVNSRVSEAIANQYKSRAELEAARRQAATLARQAFGGVTSGLSQLAALTSAVTSSLDAVNANKIGYRIGTRVNIDVLNAEQQLFAAQRDLAKARYDTILQGLRLKSAAGTLAEGDVIAVNALLTEDASQTTPAVPAMPAASNATQSPQVRTQ from the coding sequence ATGGTACGAATTTCCCACATTGCCAGCGCCGCCATGGCCGTGCTGGCGGGCATGGCCATGCCGCATGGCCACGCCATCGATCTGGTGGCGGCTTACCGCCTTGCCCAAAGTGGCGATCCGACTTTTGAGGCGGCCCGCTATGCGTTGGAAGCTGGGCGCGAGAAGCTGCCGCAGGCTCGGGCCGGCGTGCTGCCGACCGTCAACCTGAATGGCAACGGCGGCCGCCAGAACGGGCAAGCGAGTTTTGCCGGCAGCCCCTATCAAGACCGGAACGTCAATAGCTGGGCGTGGAACCTGCAGCTGTCGCAGCCAGTCGTGCGCGTCGCCAGCTGGATCGGCGTCGCGCAAGCTGGCGCGCAGGTCGAACAGGCCGAGGCCCAGTTCGCGCAGGCCGAGAGCGACCTGCTCCTGCGCACGGCTCAGGCGTACTTTGACGTGCTGACCGCACGCGACAGCGTAACGGTCGCCAAGGCGCAGCTGCGTGCGGTGGAGCAGCAGCGTGTGCTGGCCAAGCGCCGCTACGACGTGGGCGAGGCAACCATCACCGACGTGTACGAGGCGCAGTCCCGGCATGATCTTGGCCGGTCTCAACTGGTGCAGGCGCTGAACGATCAGGAATCCCGGCAGGCAGAACTGGAAAAGCTGATTGGGGCACTGCCCGACCCGCTGGCTGGCCTCCGGGCCAATGTAAGCCTGCCCGCACCCGAGCCGGCAGACGTTGGCGCGTGGATGGGCAACGCGCGCGAGAACAACCCTGCGGTGCGCACGCAGTTGGCTGCGGTGGAAGTGGCCGAGAAGGAAGTGTCAAAGAACCGGGCGGCCCACCTGCCGACGCTCGATTTCACCGCCGGCTATGGCCGGAACTACACGTCGGGGTCCATGACCTCGCCGGCCGACATCGAGAATCGGGTCAAATCCGGCACCATCGGCCTGCAGCTGACCATTCCCATCTACCAGGGCGGCGCGGTCAATTCCCGGGTGTCGGAAGCCATTGCCAACCAATACAAGAGCCGCGCGGAACTGGAGGCGGCGCGGCGCCAGGCGGCCACGCTGGCGCGGCAGGCCTTCGGCGGCGTTACCAGCGGCCTGTCGCAGTTGGCGGCGCTGACCTCGGCGGTCACCTCGAGCCTGGATGCAGTGAATGCCAACAAGATCGGCTACCGAATCGGCACGCGCGTCAATATCGACGTGCTCAATGCCGAGCAGCAGCTTTTCGCCGCACAGCGCGACCTGGCCAAGGCGCGCTACGACACCATCCTGCAGGGGCTACGCCTGAAATCGGCCGCTGGCACGCTGGCAGAAGGCGACGTCATTGCCGTCAATGCCTTGCTGACCGAGGATGCCAGTCAAACCACACCCGCGGTGCCGGCCATGCCAGCCGCATCGAACGCCACCCAATCACCGCAAGTGAGAACCCAATGA
- a CDS encoding aspartate aminotransferase family protein, translating into MPFSANRNFRQDPRLIVAAEGRYLIDADGRKVFDGLSGLWTCGAGHSRKEIQEAVASQLGTLDYAPAFQFGHPLSFTLAERIVDMMPGNLKHVFYTNSGSECADTAVKMARAYWRLKGQPAKTKLIGRARGYHGVNVAGTSLGGIGGNRKTFGQLMDVDHLPHTLQPDCTFTKGQAETGGVALANELLKLIELHDASNIAAVIVEPMSGSAGVIVPPLGYLQRLREICDQHGILLIFDEVITGFGRMGEPTGAEFFGVTPDLMNVAKQLTNGAIPMGAVIASSEIYETFMNQAAPQHAVEFAHGYTYSAHPVACAAGLATLDVLKRENLIQQAAELAPHFEQAIHGIRGTKHVVDIRNCGLAGAIQLAPRDGDATIRPFEAGLALWKKGFYVRFGGDTLQFGPAFNTTTSELDTMFDAVGVVIGTLA; encoded by the coding sequence ATGCCGTTCAGCGCGAACCGCAATTTCCGTCAGGACCCGCGTCTGATTGTCGCGGCTGAGGGGCGCTATCTGATTGACGCCGATGGGCGCAAGGTCTTCGACGGATTGTCGGGTCTATGGACATGTGGTGCCGGCCATAGCCGGAAGGAGATCCAGGAAGCGGTGGCAAGCCAGTTGGGAACTCTGGACTACGCGCCTGCGTTCCAGTTTGGCCACCCGCTGTCGTTCACGCTGGCCGAGCGCATCGTTGACATGATGCCTGGCAACCTGAAGCACGTCTTCTACACCAACTCCGGCTCGGAATGTGCGGATACGGCTGTAAAAATGGCCCGCGCATACTGGAGGCTCAAAGGCCAACCGGCAAAGACCAAGCTCATTGGCCGTGCCCGCGGCTATCACGGTGTGAACGTCGCCGGCACGAGCCTGGGCGGCATCGGTGGAAACCGCAAGACGTTTGGCCAACTGATGGACGTGGACCACCTCCCGCACACGCTGCAGCCCGATTGCACGTTCACCAAAGGCCAGGCCGAGACCGGCGGCGTGGCGCTCGCCAATGAACTGCTGAAACTCATCGAACTGCACGACGCGTCGAACATCGCAGCGGTTATTGTCGAGCCGATGTCGGGTTCGGCCGGCGTCATTGTTCCGCCCCTGGGATACCTCCAGCGCCTGCGCGAAATCTGCGACCAGCACGGCATCCTGTTGATCTTCGATGAAGTGATCACGGGCTTCGGCCGCATGGGTGAACCGACTGGCGCCGAATTCTTCGGCGTCACCCCCGACCTGATGAATGTCGCAAAGCAGCTGACCAATGGAGCAATTCCCATGGGCGCGGTCATCGCGTCGAGCGAAATCTACGAGACGTTCATGAACCAGGCGGCGCCGCAACATGCCGTCGAGTTCGCGCACGGCTACACGTACTCAGCCCACCCAGTAGCATGCGCCGCCGGCCTGGCGACGCTGGATGTGCTGAAACGTGAAAACCTGATTCAGCAAGCCGCCGAGCTGGCTCCCCATTTCGAGCAGGCCATCCACGGCATACGGGGCACAAAGCATGTCGTGGACATCCGCAACTGTGGCCTGGCCGGAGCCATCCAACTGGCCCCGCGCGACGGTGACGCAACCATACGCCCGTTCGAGGCTGGTCTTGCGCTGTGGAAGAAGGGATTCTACGTACGCTTCGGCGGCGACACGCTCCAGTTCGGACCGGCTTTCAACACCACCACCAGCGAGCTTGACACCATGTTCGACGCCGTTGGCGTTGTCATCGGGACGCTCGCTTAA
- the dkgB gene encoding 2,5-didehydrogluconate reductase DkgB: MRNIPAFGLGTFRLQGQVVIDSVRNGLELGYRAIDTAQIYGNEADVGEAIAASGVRRDDLFLTTKIWVDNYAQDKLVPSLEESLAKLRTDYVDLTLIHWPAPGNGVPLEAYMTALAEAKEKGLTRQIGISNFNIELTKQAIAAVGKDAIATNQIELSPYLQGRKLVDFLQQEGIHVTSYMTLAYGKVLGDPVIGAIAQRHQATPAQVVLAWALQLGYSVIPSSTRRENLASNLLAQTLHLSDDDMAQIAALERNGREVSPDGLAPQWD; encoded by the coding sequence ATGCGCAATATTCCCGCTTTCGGCCTCGGCACGTTCCGCCTGCAAGGCCAGGTTGTCATCGACTCGGTCCGCAACGGCCTCGAACTCGGCTACCGCGCAATCGACACCGCCCAGATCTATGGCAACGAAGCGGACGTGGGCGAGGCGATCGCCGCCTCCGGCGTGCGCCGCGACGACCTGTTCCTGACGACGAAGATCTGGGTCGACAACTACGCACAGGACAAGCTCGTGCCCAGCCTCGAGGAAAGCCTGGCGAAGCTGCGCACGGACTACGTCGACCTGACCCTGATCCACTGGCCGGCGCCCGGCAACGGCGTGCCGCTCGAGGCCTACATGACCGCGCTCGCCGAGGCGAAGGAAAAAGGCCTGACGCGGCAGATCGGCATCTCGAACTTCAACATCGAACTGACAAAGCAGGCGATCGCCGCGGTCGGCAAGGACGCGATCGCGACCAACCAGATCGAGCTGAGCCCCTATCTGCAGGGCCGCAAGCTGGTGGACTTCCTGCAGCAAGAGGGTATCCACGTCACGTCATACATGACGCTGGCGTACGGCAAGGTGCTTGGCGACCCGGTGATCGGCGCGATCGCGCAGCGGCACCAGGCGACGCCGGCCCAGGTCGTGCTGGCCTGGGCGCTGCAGCTCGGCTACTCGGTGATCCCGTCGTCCACCAGGCGCGAGAACCTCGCCAGCAACCTGCTCGCGCAGACGCTGCACCTGAGCGACGACGACATGGCGCAGATCGCCGCGCTCGAGCGCAACGGCCGCGAAGTCAGTCCCGACGGCCTCGCGCCCCAATGGGACTGA
- a CDS encoding HlyD family type I secretion periplasmic adaptor subunit, translating to MSDNQLAPNPVLDDFERAASGVRNRRPAGKAGKISLMVCGMAAIALAYAVFARMDVVVSAQGKIIPSGKSKVVQPLEAGVVRQIYVRDGQKVKAGDVLIELDPTTTAADRDRLQRDHWEAEAEVQRLTALLDGKATMRPIEGLPDDIARTQRALLTSALAEHRAKMAALDAEIARKRADRDGAAASLEQIRESLPLVTKKNDMREELVKTGHIAETGLIETRLELINLKKELALQTNRLAEAGAGLNAAHQQRAQAVAEFTARHSAELAEQSRKAATAELELVKARQRRDLQILRAPIDGVVQQLAVTTVGGVVTQAQPVATVVPENTALEVDAQVQNKDIGYVKPGQRVITKVETFDFTRFGYIEGQVQWVGTDAVNDQKLGPIYPVRIRLAEQATPNSVNGRKGTLTPGMSVTADIRVDERRMISYFLSPLLRYKDEALRER from the coding sequence ATGTCTGACAACCAGCTCGCACCGAACCCGGTGCTGGACGATTTCGAGCGCGCCGCCAGCGGCGTGCGTAACCGCCGTCCGGCGGGAAAGGCCGGCAAGATTTCCCTGATGGTTTGCGGCATGGCCGCCATCGCGCTGGCCTACGCCGTGTTCGCCAGGATGGACGTGGTCGTGTCCGCACAAGGCAAGATCATCCCCTCGGGCAAGTCCAAGGTGGTACAGCCACTCGAAGCCGGCGTCGTGCGCCAGATCTATGTGCGCGATGGCCAGAAGGTCAAGGCCGGCGATGTCCTGATCGAACTGGACCCGACCACGACTGCGGCTGACCGAGATCGCCTGCAGCGCGACCACTGGGAAGCTGAGGCGGAGGTGCAGCGGCTGACAGCGCTGCTGGATGGCAAGGCCACCATGCGGCCAATAGAGGGGCTGCCGGACGATATCGCCCGCACGCAGCGGGCGCTGCTCACCAGCGCCCTGGCCGAGCACCGCGCCAAGATGGCGGCGCTTGATGCTGAGATCGCGCGCAAACGTGCCGACCGCGACGGCGCCGCCGCCAGCCTCGAGCAGATCCGGGAAAGCCTGCCGCTGGTCACGAAGAAGAATGACATGCGCGAGGAGCTGGTCAAGACCGGTCATATTGCCGAGACGGGCCTGATCGAGACGCGGCTCGAACTGATCAATCTCAAGAAGGAGCTGGCCCTGCAGACCAACCGGTTGGCGGAAGCCGGTGCAGGTCTGAACGCGGCCCATCAACAGCGGGCGCAGGCAGTGGCCGAGTTCACGGCCCGCCATTCTGCCGAGCTGGCGGAACAAAGCCGCAAGGCGGCGACCGCCGAGCTGGAACTGGTCAAGGCCCGGCAGCGCCGGGACCTGCAGATCCTTCGGGCGCCCATTGATGGCGTGGTCCAGCAGCTGGCGGTCACGACCGTCGGCGGCGTGGTCACCCAGGCGCAGCCGGTCGCCACCGTGGTGCCCGAGAATACAGCTCTGGAGGTCGATGCCCAGGTCCAAAATAAGGACATCGGCTACGTGAAGCCCGGGCAGCGGGTTATCACCAAGGTTGAAACGTTCGATTTCACCCGCTTCGGCTACATCGAGGGCCAGGTGCAGTGGGTCGGCACCGATGCCGTCAACGACCAGAAGCTCGGGCCCATCTACCCGGTGCGCATCCGGCTGGCGGAACAGGCCACGCCAAATTCGGTCAACGGCCGCAAGGGCACGCTCACGCCCGGCATGAGCGTAACGGCGGACATCCGGGTCGATGAGCGCCGCATGATCTCCTACTTCCTGTCGCCGCTGCTGCGCTACAAGGACGAGGCCCTGCGGGAGCGGTAA